One Candidatus Acidiferrales bacterium genomic region harbors:
- the rpsT gene encoding 30S ribosomal protein S20, whose translation MPQGTPVKQKKRSKSVFKNMRQTEHRTIVNRANRTRVRTAIRQFRASLASGDAAKTEKLVPQTFSELDRAVKNHSLPRNTANRHKSRLTLALNRLRQQKKS comes from the coding sequence ATGCCGCAGGGCACGCCAGTCAAGCAAAAGAAGAGGTCCAAGTCAGTATTCAAAAATATGCGGCAGACGGAGCATCGCACGATCGTGAATCGCGCGAACCGCACGCGCGTGCGCACGGCGATTCGCCAGTTTCGCGCGTCGCTGGCGTCTGGAGACGCAGCGAAGACGGAAAAGCTCGTCCCGCAGACGTTTTCGGAGCTGGATCGCGCGGTGAAGAATCACTCCCTGCCGCGCAATACGGCGAACCGGCACAAATCGCGGCTGACCCTCGCGTTGAACCGTTTGCGCCAGCAGAAGAAATCCTAG
- a CDS encoding PhoH family protein, with amino-acid sequence MSGGIAELFGAYDENLKLLESTLHVTTQLHDDNIEIEGNSAEVHRAAKFLNDYNQLIREGKKIESGQVKAMLHMANEEPDFSMRGAVEHAHPRTFGKKPITAKTSNQRRYMEALEKFDMVFAIGPGGTGKTYLAVAMAVSALLTKQVNRIILVRPAVEAGERLGFLPGTLQEKVDPYMRPLYDALHDMLEADKLGRFLEKDIIEVAPLAFMRGRTLNDSFVILDEAQNTTSEQMKMFLTRLGFNSKAVITGDITQIDLPNGRRSGLIEAIEVVGKIEGIAMVHFDERDVVRHSLVQRIIKAYDEYAGGAASPRSAANHHAREAGQSGSAE; translated from the coding sequence ATGTCGGGTGGCATCGCCGAACTCTTCGGCGCCTACGACGAAAATCTCAAGCTCCTCGAATCCACTCTGCACGTAACCACACAGCTCCATGACGACAATATTGAAATCGAGGGTAATTCCGCCGAAGTGCATCGCGCAGCGAAATTTTTGAACGATTACAATCAGCTCATCCGTGAAGGGAAGAAGATCGAGAGCGGTCAGGTGAAGGCGATGTTGCACATGGCCAACGAAGAGCCCGATTTCTCAATGCGAGGCGCCGTGGAACACGCCCACCCGCGCACGTTCGGCAAGAAACCGATTACCGCGAAGACCTCCAACCAGCGCCGTTATATGGAGGCGCTCGAAAAATTCGACATGGTTTTCGCCATCGGTCCCGGCGGAACAGGCAAAACTTATTTGGCCGTCGCCATGGCGGTTTCCGCGCTGCTCACGAAGCAGGTCAATCGCATCATTCTCGTCCGTCCCGCCGTCGAAGCCGGCGAACGCCTCGGCTTTTTGCCCGGCACGCTCCAGGAAAAGGTCGACCCTTACATGCGTCCGCTCTATGACGCACTTCACGACATGCTTGAGGCCGACAAGCTCGGCCGCTTTCTCGAAAAGGACATCATCGAAGTTGCTCCGCTGGCCTTCATGCGCGGCCGCACGCTCAACGATTCTTTCGTCATCCTCGACGAGGCCCAGAACACCACGAGCGAGCAAATGAAAATGTTTCTGACGCGCCTCGGCTTCAATTCCAAGGCCGTGATTACCGGCGACATTACGCAAATCGACTTGCCCAACGGCCGCCGTTCCGGCCTGATCGAAGCCATCGAAGTTGTCGGAAAGATCGAAGGCATCGCGATGGTTCATTTCGATGAGCGCGACGTCGTTCGCCATAGCCTGGTGCAGCGCATCATTAAGGCCTATGACGAATATGCCGGTGGCGCCGCGTCGCCGCGTTCGGCTGCGAATCATCACGCTCGTGAGGCGGGCCAGTCCGGCTCGGCTGAATAG
- a CDS encoding xanthine dehydrogenase family protein molybdopterin-binding subunit — MATANKYVGRPMKRKEDPRLIQGLAHYVDDIQLAGMCHMVVVRSPYAHARIRSVNASKAKAAPGVVAVFTGEDVRGVIGPVPCAAQIPDMKPAMRTVLATDKVRFVGEPVAVVVASEKYAARDAADLVEVDYDPLPAVVDPEKAIAKGSPKLYDNFDDNVAYRWELEGGDVAGAFKKADKVIKQRMVNQRLIPMAMEPRGVVANFDPGEPKLTIWTSTQIPHLVRTQVGVMLGFSETSIHLITPEVGGGFGSKLNVYAEEALCAYAAMKVGKPVKWIESRRENFQATIHGRDFINYVELAVKRDGTILGARYKIIGDLGAYYQLLTPLIPTLTALMLCGSYKIPAVRIEIVGALTNKMATDAYRGAGRPEATYFIERAMDIVAAELKKDPLEIRRKNFPKPKDFPYATPTGLIYDTANYQGCLEAASKKSAYAKLRKEQGAARKAGKIMGIGVSSYVEICAMGPSSAMPAGGWESGTVRIEPTGKVKILTGSSPHGQGQETSFAQIGADMLGVAPEDVLVVHGDTSQVPYGIGTFGSRATAVGGTAAYKSLEKLRDKLAKIAGHILEVDPAKLVFAGHKIQSKSDPQKSIAFGEAVGAAYVAKTLPPGVEPGLEATTFFEPSNFTFPFGTHVCVVEIDRDTGEVKLTKYIAVDDCGNVINPLLVDGQIHGGIVQSVGQVLFEEAVYDKDGQLISGELTDYAIPRAADLPRLVTDRTVTPTPVNPMGVKGVGEAGTIGATPALVNAVVDALAPFGITHVDLPIKREKIWQLLQKSAGSAKAQSRRVR; from the coding sequence ATGGCAACCGCAAACAAATACGTCGGTAGGCCGATGAAGCGCAAAGAGGACCCGCGTCTCATTCAGGGCCTCGCGCATTATGTGGACGACATTCAACTGGCGGGCATGTGCCACATGGTCGTCGTGCGTAGTCCTTATGCCCACGCGCGAATTCGTTCCGTGAACGCCTCGAAAGCGAAAGCCGCCCCCGGCGTCGTGGCCGTTTTCACCGGCGAAGATGTTCGCGGTGTGATTGGCCCGGTTCCGTGTGCCGCGCAAATTCCGGACATGAAACCCGCCATGCGCACCGTCCTCGCCACCGATAAAGTTCGCTTCGTCGGCGAGCCGGTTGCCGTTGTCGTCGCTTCTGAAAAATATGCCGCGCGTGACGCCGCCGATCTCGTCGAAGTGGATTACGATCCTCTGCCCGCCGTCGTCGATCCCGAAAAAGCCATCGCCAAAGGCTCCCCCAAGCTCTACGACAACTTCGACGATAACGTCGCCTATCGTTGGGAGCTCGAAGGCGGCGACGTCGCTGGCGCATTCAAGAAAGCCGACAAAGTCATCAAACAGCGCATGGTCAATCAGCGCCTGATTCCCATGGCCATGGAGCCGCGCGGCGTGGTCGCCAATTTCGATCCCGGCGAGCCGAAGCTCACAATTTGGACTTCCACGCAAATCCCTCATCTCGTCCGCACGCAAGTCGGCGTGATGCTCGGCTTTTCGGAGACTTCCATCCATTTGATCACGCCAGAAGTCGGCGGTGGTTTCGGCAGCAAGCTCAACGTCTACGCCGAAGAGGCTCTTTGCGCTTACGCGGCCATGAAAGTCGGCAAGCCCGTTAAATGGATCGAATCGCGCCGCGAGAATTTCCAGGCCACGATTCACGGCCGCGATTTCATCAACTACGTCGAGCTTGCCGTCAAGCGCGATGGCACGATTCTCGGAGCGCGTTACAAAATCATCGGCGACCTGGGCGCCTACTATCAGTTGCTCACGCCGCTGATCCCCACCCTGACCGCGCTGATGCTCTGCGGCTCCTACAAAATTCCTGCCGTGCGCATCGAAATTGTCGGCGCGCTCACCAACAAAATGGCCACCGATGCCTATCGCGGCGCGGGCCGTCCCGAGGCGACCTATTTCATCGAACGCGCCATGGACATCGTCGCAGCCGAGTTGAAGAAAGACCCGCTCGAGATTCGCCGCAAGAATTTCCCTAAACCGAAAGATTTTCCTTACGCCACGCCGACCGGCCTGATTTATGACACGGCGAATTATCAGGGCTGCCTCGAAGCCGCTTCGAAAAAATCCGCTTACGCAAAATTGCGCAAAGAACAGGGGGCCGCGCGCAAGGCCGGCAAGATCATGGGCATTGGCGTCTCCAGCTACGTGGAAATTTGCGCCATGGGTCCGTCGAGCGCCATGCCCGCCGGCGGCTGGGAAAGCGGCACGGTTCGCATCGAGCCTACAGGCAAAGTGAAAATCCTCACCGGCTCTTCGCCGCACGGCCAGGGCCAGGAAACCAGTTTCGCGCAGATTGGCGCGGACATGCTCGGCGTTGCTCCGGAAGACGTTCTCGTCGTTCACGGCGATACGAGCCAGGTTCCCTACGGCATCGGCACCTTTGGCAGCCGCGCGACCGCCGTCGGCGGCACGGCTGCATATAAATCGCTCGAAAAACTGCGCGACAAGCTGGCCAAAATCGCCGGCCACATCCTCGAAGTCGATCCGGCGAAATTGGTTTTCGCTGGCCACAAAATTCAATCCAAATCCGATCCGCAAAAATCCATCGCCTTCGGCGAAGCCGTCGGCGCCGCCTACGTCGCCAAGACGCTTCCGCCCGGTGTTGAACCCGGTCTCGAAGCCACCACGTTCTTCGAGCCTTCGAATTTCACGTTTCCGTTCGGCACGCATGTTTGCGTCGTCGAGATCGATCGCGACACAGGCGAAGTGAAGCTCACGAAATACATCGCCGTCGACGATTGCGGCAACGTCATCAATCCGCTTCTCGTGGATGGCCAGATTCACGGCGGCATCGTGCAATCCGTCGGACAGGTGCTCTTCGAAGAAGCCGTATACGACAAGGATGGCCAGCTCATCTCCGGCGAACTTACCGATTACGCCATTCCGCGCGCCGCCGATCTCCCGCGTTTGGTCACCGATCGCACCGTCACGCCGACTCCCGTGAATCCGATGGGCGTAAAAGGCGTCGGAGAAGCGGGCACCATCGGCGCAACGCCCGCGCTCGTCAATGCCGTCGTGGACGCGCTCGCGCCGTTCGGCATCACCCACGTGGATTTGCCCATCAAGCGCGAAAAAATCTGGCAGCTTCTGCAAAAAAGCGCTGGCAGCGCGAAAGCGCAGTCTCGGAGGGTGCGATGA
- a CDS encoding ABC transporter permease has product MVLQDLKYAGRILRKSPIFTLTAALTIALGVGASTAIFSVMNAVILKPLPYKNPDQLVVACSDMTVRHVRDFPFSNEDYIDLRDGTKNVFQDMGGVFTFNLTLPQEDGTPQQVRTAIVTTNFFDLMGARIVQGRDFTPQDGLPQPPPPAPGAAPAGTPPPRLPAMVILSYEYFQQRYGGNPAIIGTIIHTPGQFAPVIVGVLAPHFRLYFPPEAETETDPQIWVANRLNYGNANRNSVSIHAVGRLKDGVSLAAAQIAADNVAAEARKNFLIERTAGYAIRVEPMRAHLVSEVRPTILALMGAVIFLLLIACANVANLLLVRASLRERELAVRSAMGATRWHLSRQMLTEAFLLAALGALGGLVLAWAGIQELLALAPANLPRVDTIRIDAPVLGFTVLAALVAAAIFGMISAWRASRPNIITLLGGSSRNEGLTSGGLLRKLVVVAEVALSFVLLVGSGLMIRSFRDLQNINPGYDAHGMLTFTLLGNLGGNTPDSRAAAVREIQQRLQAIPGVESVTASSPFPLDGLFSPIRWGNLDAGADASKFQATDFQFVLPGYFEAMHIPLLAGRTFTDADNTPLPNGALRNPAPGAVIPGRKVVVIDEELAKKAFPDGSAVGKQILIRVRTPEAEPVEVIGVVGHTRDESLSVPGREQVYFTDSFVGSGAVGEWAIRSNGNVERFAGQVRAAIKAINSQLLVNQMLPMTAVVEKAQASTRFSLLLIGVFAIIAALLAGVGLYGVLSTVVRQRTAEIGVRMALGAQPSRIFKLVVGQGLQLTAVGIAAGLFAAAALTRLMTSMLIGVKPTDPVTFVAMVVLFFLIAGIASWMPAWRAASVDPNTALRQQ; this is encoded by the coding sequence ATGGTCTTGCAAGACCTGAAATACGCGGGCCGTATCCTTCGCAAGAGTCCCATCTTCACGCTCACCGCCGCCCTGACGATTGCCCTGGGCGTCGGCGCGAGCACAGCAATCTTCAGCGTGATGAATGCCGTGATCTTGAAGCCGCTGCCGTATAAGAATCCCGATCAGCTTGTCGTCGCATGCAGCGACATGACCGTTCGCCACGTCCGCGACTTCCCGTTTTCCAACGAGGACTACATTGATCTGCGCGATGGCACGAAAAATGTCTTTCAGGATATGGGCGGAGTTTTTACCTTTAACCTCACTCTGCCGCAAGAGGACGGCACGCCACAGCAGGTTCGCACCGCGATAGTCACTACAAATTTCTTTGATCTGATGGGCGCGAGGATTGTCCAGGGCCGCGATTTCACGCCGCAGGATGGCCTCCCGCAGCCTCCGCCGCCCGCTCCGGGCGCGGCGCCGGCGGGTACTCCTCCGCCTCGTCTGCCCGCGATGGTCATCCTCAGCTATGAATATTTTCAGCAGCGCTACGGCGGTAATCCCGCAATCATCGGAACCATCATTCATACGCCCGGCCAGTTCGCGCCCGTGATTGTCGGAGTCCTCGCTCCTCATTTCCGTTTGTATTTTCCGCCGGAGGCCGAGACGGAAACCGACCCTCAAATCTGGGTCGCCAATCGCTTGAACTACGGTAACGCCAATCGCAATTCGGTCTCGATTCACGCGGTCGGTCGGCTGAAAGATGGCGTGTCTCTCGCCGCAGCGCAAATCGCCGCGGACAATGTGGCTGCCGAAGCGCGCAAAAATTTCCTGATTGAGCGTACAGCAGGGTATGCCATCCGCGTGGAACCCATGCGCGCGCATCTTGTCTCCGAAGTTCGTCCAACGATTCTGGCGCTCATGGGCGCGGTGATTTTCCTGCTGCTCATCGCGTGCGCCAATGTCGCTAATTTGCTGCTCGTGCGCGCTTCATTGAGGGAGCGCGAACTCGCCGTACGTTCGGCTATGGGCGCAACGCGCTGGCATCTCTCGCGCCAGATGCTGACCGAGGCTTTTTTGCTCGCGGCGCTGGGCGCTTTGGGAGGACTTGTCCTTGCCTGGGCGGGGATTCAGGAATTGCTTGCGCTCGCTCCGGCGAATCTGCCTCGTGTGGATACGATTCGCATCGATGCGCCTGTGCTCGGCTTTACCGTCCTCGCCGCGCTGGTGGCCGCAGCCATTTTCGGCATGATCTCGGCATGGCGCGCTTCGCGGCCGAATATAATCACGCTGCTGGGCGGCAGCAGCCGCAACGAAGGCCTCACGAGCGGAGGTCTTCTGCGCAAGCTCGTCGTCGTCGCCGAAGTCGCGCTTTCATTTGTGCTGCTCGTTGGCTCCGGTTTGATGATTCGCAGCTTCCGCGATCTCCAGAATATCAATCCCGGCTACGACGCCCATGGCATGCTCACGTTCACGCTGCTGGGGAACCTCGGGGGGAACACGCCCGATTCCCGCGCCGCCGCAGTCAGAGAAATCCAGCAACGCCTGCAGGCGATTCCTGGCGTCGAGAGCGTGACTGCTTCCTCTCCATTTCCTTTGGACGGATTATTTTCTCCCATCCGGTGGGGCAATCTCGATGCAGGCGCTGATGCCAGCAAATTTCAGGCCACGGATTTTCAGTTTGTTCTTCCGGGCTACTTCGAAGCGATGCACATTCCGCTTCTCGCGGGCCGTACGTTCACGGATGCCGACAATACACCGCTTCCCAACGGGGCGCTGCGCAATCCGGCGCCGGGCGCAGTCATTCCCGGCCGCAAAGTTGTAGTCATCGATGAAGAACTGGCGAAGAAGGCTTTCCCCGATGGCTCGGCTGTCGGCAAGCAGATTCTGATTCGCGTTCGCACGCCGGAAGCGGAACCCGTCGAGGTCATTGGTGTTGTCGGACACACGCGCGATGAGTCGCTCAGTGTTCCCGGTCGCGAGCAGGTCTACTTTACGGATTCATTCGTCGGTTCAGGGGCCGTCGGCGAATGGGCGATTCGCTCGAATGGCAATGTCGAGAGATTCGCGGGCCAGGTGCGCGCGGCGATCAAGGCCATCAACTCGCAGTTGCTCGTCAACCAGATGCTGCCCATGACCGCGGTAGTGGAAAAGGCGCAAGCGAGCACGCGTTTTTCTCTGCTGCTCATCGGAGTCTTCGCGATAATCGCAGCTCTGCTCGCGGGCGTGGGCCTTTATGGTGTGCTCTCGACCGTCGTGCGCCAGCGCACGGCGGAAATCGGCGTGCGCATGGCCCTCGGCGCGCAGCCGTCGAGAATTTTCAAATTGGTCGTCGGGCAAGGCCTTCAGTTGACGGCTGTCGGCATTGCGGCGGGCTTGTTTGCCGCCGCGGCACTCACGCGTCTGATGACCTCGATGCTGATCGGCGTGAAGCCCACCGACCCGGTTACTTTCGTTGCCATGGTGGTTCTATTTTTCCTGATTGCCGGCATTGCATCTTGGATGCCCGCTTGGCGCGCCGCGAGCGTCGACCCCAATACCGCATTGCGCCAGCAATAG
- the holA gene encoding DNA polymerase III subunit delta, with protein sequence MPQATLENLLQRIAKGKAIPAVALMGADPYLRDRCRTAFIEAFVPQAARDWAVAKIPARGGGWREMLDRAQTVPMLSPHQIVILENAEDLEQGDDKTVEMIIGEMEAYLKNPAPFSIVIFEGQLDRRRKFYKILSEHALVVDLSVADQDLATLTMDMARELAAQIDPRAAAELAVAVNGEPAKIRVELEKLSLYALGRKIEIADVDALVVSARKFTVWKLAEVFAARDRRAAMEFLDALLREGEQPAGIVGALAWMYRKLIEAREIPAGTNQFQAARELGMHPDTAAIALAQCRKIPREQLLAGIVALAEADSALKSGGPNPRAMLEFLIARLTTTRAGAAA encoded by the coding sequence ATGCCGCAAGCGACGCTCGAAAATCTGCTGCAGCGAATCGCGAAGGGCAAAGCGATTCCGGCTGTCGCACTGATGGGCGCGGATCCGTATCTCCGCGACCGCTGCCGCACCGCTTTCATCGAGGCATTCGTTCCGCAGGCGGCGCGCGATTGGGCCGTGGCGAAAATTCCTGCAAGAGGCGGCGGCTGGCGCGAAATGCTCGACCGCGCGCAGACCGTCCCGATGCTTTCCCCGCATCAGATTGTGATTCTCGAAAATGCGGAAGACCTCGAACAGGGCGACGACAAAACCGTCGAGATGATTATCGGCGAGATGGAAGCCTACTTGAAAAATCCCGCGCCATTTTCAATTGTCATTTTCGAAGGCCAGCTCGACCGCAGGCGCAAATTCTACAAAATTCTCTCCGAACATGCGCTTGTCGTCGATTTGTCCGTTGCGGATCAGGACCTCGCCACGCTGACGATGGATATGGCGCGTGAACTGGCCGCGCAAATTGATCCACGCGCCGCTGCGGAACTCGCCGTCGCGGTCAACGGAGAACCGGCGAAAATTCGTGTCGAGCTCGAAAAGCTTTCGCTCTATGCGCTGGGACGCAAGATCGAAATCGCCGACGTGGATGCGCTGGTCGTTTCTGCGAGAAAATTTACCGTGTGGAAACTGGCGGAAGTCTTTGCCGCGCGCGATCGCCGCGCGGCCATGGAATTCCTCGATGCATTATTGCGCGAAGGCGAGCAGCCCGCCGGAATCGTCGGCGCTCTGGCGTGGATGTACCGCAAGCTGATCGAAGCGCGCGAAATCCCGGCCGGAACGAATCAATTTCAAGCCGCGCGAGAGTTGGGCATGCATCCGGACACTGCAGCTATCGCGCTAGCGCAATGCCGCAAAATTCCCAGGGAACAATTACTGGCAGGAATCGTCGCTCTTGCCGAAGCGGACAGCGCCTTGAAATCTGGCGGGCCGAATCCGCGCGCCATGCTCGAATTCCTGATCGCCCGGCTGACCACCACGCGCGCCGGAGCTGCCGCCTAG
- a CDS encoding LptE family protein — MRLLAAVVPCIFFVASGCGYHVIGRGGQLPAEWQTLAVPIFTNQTPAYRIEQRVTNAVIHELLVRTKYRVVPSPAGANAVLRGDITDIEVVPLLFDASSGHVTTFLVTLKLKVNLVDESAKKSIYRNNNFIFRDEYQVSNDVNALFQEEDPAFERMSRKFASDLVSALLEGF; from the coding sequence GTGAGATTGCTCGCTGCTGTCGTTCCGTGTATTTTTTTTGTGGCCAGCGGATGCGGATATCATGTCATTGGCCGCGGCGGCCAGTTGCCGGCCGAGTGGCAGACACTGGCCGTTCCCATATTCACGAATCAGACGCCTGCCTACCGCATCGAGCAGCGCGTCACCAATGCTGTGATTCACGAGCTGCTGGTGCGCACGAAATATCGCGTGGTTCCCAGCCCTGCTGGCGCGAATGCCGTGCTCCGCGGCGACATCACGGATATCGAAGTTGTGCCTCTGCTTTTTGACGCATCTTCCGGCCACGTCACGACATTTTTGGTGACATTGAAGCTGAAAGTGAATCTCGTGGATGAATCGGCGAAAAAAAGCATCTATCGCAACAATAATTTCATATTCCGCGACGAATATCAGGTCTCCAACGACGTGAATGCGCTTTTTCAGGAAGAGGACCCGGCGTTTGAGCGCATGTCGCGCAAATTCGCTTCGGATTTGGTTTCCGCATTGCTCGAGGGTTTCTGA
- a CDS encoding hemolysin family protein, whose translation MGVLIYTAGILVLAAGLAILAYLDRIYRQLGRVVAGPAHANLDIFVAEIEPRMHLSRARAGGTFSLLTRLGLVIVSVLTARAVILFAGQTWQIVAEMIFFLGLEVIVGMQFLPALFLARTSGRWLIPILPLVRGLAWIIWPVQAFLEFTISLLHISDEAEEGAPPDDQQAIEAIVEAATEEGILEHDEARLIEQVVEFSDKRVREVMTPRPDVVAIAASATIEQLRRLAVETKFSRLPVYENALDEIIGIVIARDILQIRESEAARRTVREIVRPALFVPEAKMGSSLLKEMQRKNQQMAIVIDEYGSVAGIVTAEDLVEEIVGEIGEEDRHLAPDVVREKDGSMVLRGSVSVEKLKDLFGVEVHEDEPESSAATLSGLLNHIAGHVPVAGEKIAFDGLQFEVLEANQRKVLRLRARRQAEGRAAAGYTA comes from the coding sequence ATGGGCGTGCTCATCTATACGGCCGGCATCTTGGTTCTCGCTGCGGGCTTGGCCATCCTTGCCTATCTCGATCGCATTTACCGCCAGCTTGGCCGCGTGGTCGCCGGTCCTGCGCACGCCAATCTCGATATTTTCGTCGCCGAAATCGAGCCGCGCATGCATCTCTCGCGCGCTCGCGCCGGCGGCACATTCAGCCTGCTCACGCGCCTTGGACTCGTCATCGTCTCGGTACTCACGGCGCGCGCGGTGATTCTGTTCGCCGGCCAAACTTGGCAAATCGTTGCGGAGATGATTTTTTTCCTGGGCCTCGAAGTCATTGTCGGGATGCAGTTTCTTCCCGCTCTGTTCCTGGCGCGCACCAGCGGCCGCTGGCTGATTCCGATTCTTCCGCTCGTCCGCGGACTGGCGTGGATCATCTGGCCGGTTCAGGCTTTTCTGGAATTCACGATCTCGCTGCTCCATATTTCCGACGAAGCCGAAGAGGGTGCTCCTCCGGATGATCAGCAGGCCATCGAAGCCATCGTCGAAGCCGCGACCGAAGAGGGAATTCTCGAGCATGACGAAGCGCGGCTCATCGAGCAGGTCGTCGAGTTCAGCGATAAGCGCGTCCGCGAGGTCATGACTCCTCGCCCCGATGTCGTCGCCATCGCCGCCAGCGCCACGATTGAGCAATTGCGCCGCCTCGCCGTGGAAACGAAATTCTCGCGCTTGCCGGTTTATGAAAACGCTCTGGACGAAATCATCGGCATCGTCATCGCGCGCGATATTTTGCAGATTCGCGAAAGTGAAGCCGCCCGCCGGACGGTCCGCGAGATCGTCCGCCCGGCGCTGTTCGTGCCCGAAGCGAAAATGGGTTCGAGTCTTCTCAAGGAGATGCAGCGCAAGAATCAGCAAATGGCCATTGTGATTGACGAATACGGCTCCGTGGCCGGCATTGTCACCGCCGAGGACCTCGTCGAGGAAATCGTCGGCGAAATCGGCGAAGAGGATCGCCATCTGGCTCCCGATGTCGTCCGCGAAAAAGACGGCAGCATGGTTCTGCGCGGCAGCGTCTCGGTTGAAAAGCTGAAGGATTTATTCGGCGTCGAAGTCCACGAAGACGAGCCGGAATCGAGCGCCGCCACACTTTCCGGCCTGCTCAACCACATCGCTGGCCATGTGCCCGTGGCAGGAGAAAAAATCGCCTTCGATGGGTTGCAGTTCGAAGTTCTCGAAGCCAATCAGCGAAAGGTCCTCCGCCTCCGCGCCCGCCGCCAGGCCGAGGGGCGCGCCGCAGCCGGATATACGGCTTAA
- a CDS encoding (2Fe-2S)-binding protein → MALQIRLRVNGKEHESSVEPRLLLVHYLRDTLGLTGTHIGCETSLCGACTVLLDGKAVKSCTMLAAQASGAEITTIEGLAATCNSHGSGNGASLHPVQEGFWEKHGLQCGYCTPGMILTATALLNENPDPSETEIRTAISGNLCRCTGYQHIVDAIQYAAKKMAANGH, encoded by the coding sequence ATGGCACTTCAGATTCGGCTTCGCGTGAATGGCAAAGAGCACGAAAGCTCGGTCGAGCCGCGCTTGCTTCTGGTGCATTACCTCCGCGATACCCTTGGCCTCACCGGCACTCACATCGGCTGCGAAACCAGCCTCTGCGGTGCATGCACGGTTCTCCTCGATGGCAAAGCGGTCAAATCCTGCACCATGCTCGCCGCGCAGGCCAGCGGTGCCGAAATCACCACCATCGAAGGCCTCGCTGCGACGTGCAATTCTCATGGCTCCGGGAATGGCGCTTCGCTTCATCCCGTGCAGGAAGGTTTTTGGGAGAAGCACGGCCTGCAATGCGGCTATTGCACGCCCGGCATGATTCTGACCGCAACCGCGCTTTTGAACGAAAATCCCGATCCCAGTGAAACCGAAATTCGCACCGCAATTTCCGGCAATCTGTGCCGCTGCACGGGCTATCAGCACATTGTGGACGCGATTCAATACGCAGCCAAAAAAATGGCCGCCAACGGCCACTAG
- the ybeY gene encoding rRNA maturation RNase YbeY — MVINRQKRVRVASVPLETFLGRVMTLLHAPAGSVTVCLVDDAQMARWNRAYRDKSKPTDVLSFPANGASRGKNPSPSPNGAAHGTYLGDIAIAPAVAKKNALALGRTLSEELRVLILHGVLHLLGYDHETDNGQMERLEMKLRARLGIG, encoded by the coding sequence ATGGTAATCAATCGCCAGAAACGTGTGCGCGTCGCCTCCGTTCCCCTGGAGACTTTCCTCGGGCGCGTTATGACGTTGCTTCACGCGCCCGCTGGTTCTGTCACGGTTTGTCTGGTGGATGATGCGCAAATGGCTCGTTGGAATCGCGCCTACCGCGACAAATCAAAGCCGACCGATGTTTTGTCGTTTCCGGCAAACGGCGCAAGCCGCGGAAAAAATCCTTCGCCTTCGCCGAATGGCGCAGCGCACGGCACATATCTGGGCGATATCGCCATCGCGCCGGCTGTCGCGAAAAAAAACGCACTCGCACTGGGTCGCACTCTCAGCGAAGAATTGCGCGTGCTGATTCTCCACGGTGTTTTGCATTTGCTCGGCTATGACCATGAAACCGACAACGGCCAAATGGAGCGCCTTGAAATGAAGCTGCGCGCGCGGCTGGGGATTGGCTGA